The proteins below come from a single Pararge aegeria chromosome 23, ilParAegt1.1, whole genome shotgun sequence genomic window:
- the LOC120634373 gene encoding zinc finger protein 449-like — translation MLSVQQNYSRLFRPWDVSERKDAEGVNITSEKVELKETQLKNRKEQKRENRLRKIRGTFKKTDINNYQDATVSTTTFECDDDKKLPKVISDSPVASLSLCCDRLLQDPDKEVKEEKPKENVPKNSPENLYPHNIIFPQNTVSSNLYGHGLLPEYMPMDIAQTLGVPPTDPLLLESLAQGYAMELEYARILQQENEAKLLNARKQRPKKYKCPHCQVGFSNNGQLKGHIRIHTGERPFKCDEKNCGKTFTRNEELTRHRRIHSGVRPYPCPTCGKKFGRRDHLKKHTRTHYLQAERMMPVFVPLSAMPHVGGFPYLYGY, via the coding sequence ATGTTATCTGTACAACAGAATTATTCAAGACTTTTTAGACCTTGGGATGTGAGTGAAAGAAAGGATGCGGAAGGGGTTAATATTACGAGTGAAAAAGTTGAATTAAAAGAAACGCAACTGAAAAACAGAAAAGAACAAAAGCGGGAAAATCGTCTGAGAAAGATCCGAGGTACTTTTAAGAAGacggatattaataattatcaagATGCTACCGTCTCGACAACTACATTtgaatgtgatgatgataaaaaacttCCAAAAGTTATTTCGGATTCACCAGTCGCAAGTTTAAGCCTCTGTTGTGATAGGTTATTGCAAGATCCAGATAAAGAAGTTAAAGAAGAAAAACCAAAAGAAAATGTGCCCAAAAATTCACCTGAAAATTTAtatccacataatataatattcccaCAAAACACTGTGTCTTCAAATTTATACGGTCATGGATTGCTACCTGAATATATGCCGATGGATATAGCTCAGACATTAGGCGTTCCACCGACGGATCCCCTGTTACTAGAATCTTTAGCCCAAGGTTACGCAATGGAACTAGAATATGCGAGAATACTACAGCAAGAAAACGAGGCTAAGCTACTAAATGCCAGAAAGCAAAGgccaaaaaagtataaatgtCCACATTGCCAAGTCGGTTTCTCCAACAACGGCCAGTTAAAAGGTCATATCAGAATACACACAGGCGAGCGGCCTTTCAAATGTGATGAGAAAAATTGCGGAAAGACTTTCACGCGTAATGAGGAACTAACAAGGCATAGGAGAATCCATTCCGGGGTCCGACCGTACCCATGTCCGACTTGTGGAAAGAAGTTCGGAAGACGGGACCATTTGAAGAAGCATACAAGAACACATTATCTTCAGGCTGAAAGGATGATGCCAGTCTTTGTGCCTTTATCCGCTATGCCACATGTTGGCGGATTTCCATATTTGTATGGCTATTAG